The window CCAGGCCTTGAGCGTCTTGCCCGAGGGGCGTACGACGGCGGCCCGGTCGTTGAGCCAGCCCGCGGCCAGGTCCTGCACCCGCGCGGACGGCCCGTAGCGCTGTCGGGCGGCGGCGGCGAGCTGCGGGAAGGAGGCCTGCGGGTCCTTGACCACCAGGGCCTGGTACTCGTCGGCGCCCAGGTGCCAGGCGCCGCCGGGGAAGAGCGGGATGTACTCGCGCAGGAGCTCGTCCACGAGCTTCGCCGACGCCGGGTTCGCCATGTCGACGGCGCCCTTGACCGGGCGCCCCCGCACGTCGCGCAGCTGGAGGTCCGGGTGGGCGCGCAGGACCGCGCCCAGGTGTCCGGGCGAGTCGATCTCCGGGACGACGGTGATGTGCAGGCGGGCGGCGAGCGCGGTGATCCGGCGCACGTCCGCCTTCGTGAGGTGCGGGGTGGAGACGATCTCCGGATGGGAGGTGGACTCGATCCGGAAGGCCTGGTCGTCGGAGAAGTGCAGACCGAGCTGGTTGAGCTTGAGGTCGCCCATCTCGCGCAGCCGGTCCTCGATCCAGTCGGGGGTGAAGTTCTTGCGCGCGATGTCGAGGTTGAGTCCGCGCTGCGGTTTGGCGGGGGCGTCGCGCACCGTGCCCTCGGGTGCCTTGCCGGCCGTGCGTATCTCCTGCTTGAGCGTGCGGGTGCCGTAGAAGACGCCGGCCTCGTCGGGTCCGGTGATGCGCACCCGGCCGTCCCCGACGGTGAGGGTGTAGGACTCGGGCGCTCCGGAGTTCTTCGCGCCCAGCGCGAGTTCCACGTCGCCGGGGCGCGGGTCGGCCGACTGCGCGAAGCCCATCTTGAGTTCGCCGGCGAGCAGCCGGCCCTCGTCGGACAGGGCCGCCGCGTCGGCGGGCGGTACGACGACCCGGGCGGCCGGCGCGGGCTTCCAGCCGGGGCCGCGGGCCGGCGCGTGTTCGCGTACGGCGGGGACCGTGCGGGGGGCCGTGGACAGCGGGTACGAGGGCGTGGGGCTCGGCTCGGGGGTGGGCGGCGCCGACGGCGGCGGGGAGCCCGGCGTGGTGCCGGGCCCGGTGCCGGTGGCCTGCGGGGTCTCCGCCCCGCGGGCGCTGTCGGAGCCGGCCGAGCATCCGGGCAGGACCAGGGAGACCACGGCGGCGACCGTTGCCGTCGCGATGGCCCGACCTTTCCTGTGCTTCGTCGATTGCCGCATCATGCGCTCGTGTCCCCCGTACCCAACCTGGCACGGGGGACACGGGCTCGCGACCCGGGAGGGTCAGACCAGCGCGGCGAGGGTCTCCAGCGCGGCGACGGCGAAGCCGTGGTCCTGCTCGGGGGCCCCGCCGCCGACGCCGATGGCGCCGACGAGCCGGCCGTCGCGGTGGACCGGCAGGCCTCCCGCGATGAACAGGAGCGGCCGGTCCAGTGCGGTCGGCAGGGTGTGGAAGGGGGCGCCGGGCTGGACGGCCTCGACGAGGTCGGCGGTCGGGGCGTTCAGCTGGAGGGCGGTGTACGCCTTGCGGGTGCTGGTCTCGCCGGAGATCAGGACGGCCCGGTCGTCGCGGCGGAAGGCGAGCGGGTGGCCGCCCGCGTCGAGGACGGTGACGCTGACGGTGACCCCGGCCTCCTCGGCCGCGGCGCGGGCGGCGCCGAGCAGCAGTTCGGCGTCCTCGGTGGTCAGCGGGGCGACGGCGGTGCGGGTGGCGGTGGTGGTGCCGGACATGGGGGTGCTCCTGGGGTGTCGGTGAACGGAGTGTGGGGACTCGGGGTGTCGGGGAAGGGCGGGTCAGTGGTGTGCGGGGACGGCGGTCTCGGGGGTCGCGGCGGCGACGATCCGGCCGCCGCCGGCGCGGGCGGCCGTACGGCGCTCCAGCGCGCCGGAGGCGACGGCGAGGACGAGCGCGGAGGCGGCGAGGGCGGCGCCGACCCAGTTCGGTGCGGTCCAGCCGAGGCCTGCGGCGAGGACGAGCCCGCCGAGCCAGGCGGCGAGGGCGTTGCCGAGGTTGAAGGCGCCGATGTTGACGGCGGAGGCCAGGGTGGGGGCGCCGGCGGCCTGGTCGAGGACGCGCTTTTGCAGCGGGGGCACGGTGGCGAAGCCGAGGGCGCCGATCAGGACGATGGTGACGGCGGCGCCGAACCTGTTGTGGGCGGTGACGGTGAACACGGCCAGGACCACGGCGAGCGCGCCCAGGGACACGTACAGCATCGGCATGAGGGCCCGGTCGGCGAACTTTCCGCCGATGAGGTTGCCCGCGACCATGCCGAGGCCGAAGAGGACGAGCAGCCAGGTCACGGAGGCGCCGGCGAATCCGGCGACGTGGGTCATCATCGGGGTGATGTAGGTGATGGCGGCGAAGACCCCGCCGAAGCCGAGCACGGTCATGGCCATCGCCAGGAGCACCTGGACGTTGCGGAAGGCGGCCAGCTCGTGGCGGATCCGGACGCCCTCGGGGCGGGGCAGCTCGGGGACCAGCTTGGCGATGCCGAGCAGACCGAGCACGCCGAGGCCGGCGACGATCAGGAAGGTGACGCGCCAGCCGAGGGTCTGGCCGACGAGGGTGCCGAGCGGTACGCCGACCACGTTGGCGACGGTGAGGCCGGTGAACATCATGGCGATCGCGCCGGCCTTCTTCTCCGGGGCGACGAGGCCGGCGGCGACCACCGAGCCGATCCCGAAGAAGGCGCCGTGGGCGAGGGAGGCGACGACGCGCCCGGCGAGCATGACGCCGAAGGCCGGGGCGAGGGCGGAGATGACGTTGCCGACGACGAACAGGCCCATGAGCAGCATCAGCATGCGCTTGCGGGGGATGCGGGTGCCGAGGATGGTCATCAGCGGGGCGCCGAGGACGACACCGAGCGCGTAGCCGGTGACCAGGAAGCCCGCGGTGGGGATCGAGACGCCGTAGTCGCCGGCGACCTCGGGGAGCAGGCCCATGATCACGAATTCGGTGGTGCCGATCCCGAAGGCGCCGATGGCGAGTGCCAGGAGTGCGAGAGGCATGAGGGGGTGCCCTTCAGGGGGGAGGTTGCCTGTGCTGCCGCTTCACTTGCTGTCGCGGCTTACGTGCGTCCACATTAATTGCAGACGCGGGATATTTGCAAGCGCGGGCTATTGCGGCCGTGACCTATCCTGGGGGGACACGCTTCGAAGGAGGAGCCCGCCCATGACCGCCACGGACAGTGCACTCACCGCCCTCTCCCAGGGCTGGTGCGCCCTCTCCCTCCTCCACGGCCGGATCGAGGCCCACATCGAACGGGCCCTCCAGGCGGGCCACGAACTGAGCGTCCGGGAGTACTCGCTGCTGGACGTGCTCAGCCGCCAGCACAGCGGCCCGGGCGGCCACCTGCGGATGCACCAGGTGGCCGACTCGGTGGTGCTCAGCCAGAGCGCGACGACCCGACTGGTCAGCCGGCTGGAGGACCGCGGGCTGCTGAACCGCTACATCTGCGACACCGACCGCAGGGGCATCTACACCGACGTGAGCGAAGCCGGCCTGAGCCTGCTGACGGCGGCCCGACCGACGAACGACACCGCCCTGCGCGAGGCCCTCGACGAAGCGGCACGCAACCCGGAACTCGCCCCGCTGGTCGCGGCGGTGGAGAACATCCGCACGGTCTCCGCGTAACCCGGTACCTGAACGACAAGACCCGGGAGAGACGGCACAGGCCGTCTCTCCCGGGTCTTGTCGTTCAGGTACCGGTGCAGGGCAATGTCCTAGTTGCCCCGGCTCGGGCTGGCCGAGGGGAAAGGGGCGGACGAGGGCGGGGCGGACGGGGACGGGGACGGCGTCGGCGGGGGCGCCGAGGGCGACCGGGACGGGGGCCGCGGGGAGCCCGTCGGGCCGCTCGGGGTCGCCCTGGGGGCTCCCGACCGGCTCGCGGCGGGGGACGGGGGTCGCGACACGGGGGGCTCCGCACTGCCGCCGGTCGGACCGGGCGTCCGGGGCGGGGTGGGGCTGGGCGACTGCTGCGACGGCGACGGGGTGAACTCGGGCGGCGCGGCCGGCGGGACCGGACGCGGCGGGGCCGTGTCCGGGGTGAGCAGGACGTACGCGGTCACCGCCGCGGCGGCCGCCGCCAGGCCGGCGACGGACCACGACAGTCGTCGCAGCCACGCCGTGGTCGGCGCGAGCCGTCGCAGGTGGGGGCCGGGAGGGGCGGCGGGGCGCAGCGCCACGACGGTCACCTCGTCGGCTCGCGCGGCCAGGGCCTGCCGCAGCCGCCGTTCGACCCGGCGTTCGTCGGCGTCGTGCGTCATACCCGTCCCTCCAGAATCCGTTCCAGCGCGTCCAGGGCGCGGCTCGCGTTCGATTTCACCGCGCCCCGGCTGATCCCGAGGGTGGTGGCGATCTCCGCCTCGCTGAGGTCCGCCCAGTAGCGCAGCACCAGGACCTGCCGTCGGCGCGGGGTCAGTCGCCCGAGCGCGGCGAGTACCTCGCGGTGCGATTCGTCGAGGACGACGGCGGCCTCGGCGGACGGCATGTCGGCCGTCACGGGCGGGTTCCAGGCGCGGGCGGTGCGTCGGCGGCGCAGCACGGAGCGGGAGGTGTTCACGACGGCGGTGCGCAGGTAGCCGAGCGCGTTGTCCACCTCCTTGATCTCCTCTCCGTGCCGACGGTAGAGGGCGGTGAAGGCGTCCTGCACCACGTCCTCGGCGGTGGCCAGGTCGTCGACGAGGAGCACCGCGAGGCGGACCATGCGCAGCCGGTGCGCGTGGTACAGCTCACTGACGGTGGGCGGGGTCGGGGCGTCGCCGTACCCGGTGGTGTACCGGGCGTCGGTGTGCGCGTACCCGCGCTGGGGCGCCTCGGGGGCGGGCCGGTCGCGGCGGAGCAACAACGCCCACAGGCCCCGCCACGCCCGGCCGAAGCCGGGCGTGAGGGGGCCGACGGTTGGTGCGAGGTGGAGCACGGGGGTCCTCAGTTGGCGGCGCGGCGCCGTACGGCGTACAGGGCGCCGGCTCCGGCGGCCATGAGGCCGACGGCTCCGGCGCCCAGCGCCACGTTGGTCGAAGAGGAGCCAGTATGCGCGAGCTCGGCCCCGTCGGGCGAGGGCGAGGAACCGGGGGCGGCCGGGGCGGCGCTCGGCGAGGCGGAGGGCGGGGTCCCGCCCGGGCTGGTCGGGCGGGGGCTCGGCTTGGCGCTCGTCGAGGGAGAGGGCGAGGCAGAGGGCGGCGTGGCGCCCGGGACGGACGGCGTCGCGGTCGGAGGGGTGCTGGGCCGGGCGGTGGGCCGGGCGCTCGTCGGGGCGGTCGGCGACGCGGACGGTATCGCGCTGACGGCGGGCGCCGGGGCGGAACTCGACCCGCCCTGCGCGGCGAAGGCCGGCCCGCCCAACGCGACGGCCACCCCGGCGGCGACCGCGGTGACGGTCGCCGCCCGGCGGGCGGACAGGGTGACGCGCTTCAGGTTCTTCACGGTGGTACTCCACGGTCGTGCGGTCGGGACGAGGACGTGGAACCACGCCCTTCACCCCCGCACGACGCGCGACCGTCCCGGAGGTTGCCGCCGTTTCCGAAAAACTTTTCCGCGTGTGC of the Streptomyces sp. NBC_01426 genome contains:
- a CDS encoding beta-N-acetylhexosaminidase, whose protein sequence is MMRQSTKHRKGRAIATATVAAVVSLVLPGCSAGSDSARGAETPQATGTGPGTTPGSPPPSAPPTPEPSPTPSYPLSTAPRTVPAVREHAPARGPGWKPAPAARVVVPPADAAALSDEGRLLAGELKMGFAQSADPRPGDVELALGAKNSGAPESYTLTVGDGRVRITGPDEAGVFYGTRTLKQEIRTAGKAPEGTVRDAPAKPQRGLNLDIARKNFTPDWIEDRLREMGDLKLNQLGLHFSDDQAFRIESTSHPEIVSTPHLTKADVRRITALAARLHITVVPEIDSPGHLGAVLRAHPDLQLRDVRGRPVKGAVDMANPASAKLVDELLREYIPLFPGGAWHLGADEYQALVVKDPQASFPQLAAAARQRYGPSARVQDLAAGWLNDRAAVVRPSGKTLKAWNDGFFTGGVVPAAKDLQVEYWTGKELGARPPLAYLREGRKVVNLNDEYLYYVLGQPNDFAYPTGRRIYEQWTPLVLRGTTPVPASYDDQILGGRLAVWADLAGSQTQAQVAEGIRLPLAALSQKLWDSRTPSLDWAAFRSLADGLR
- a CDS encoding GlcG/HbpS family heme-binding protein is translated as MSGTTTATRTAVAPLTTEDAELLLGAARAAAEEAGVTVSVTVLDAGGHPLAFRRDDRAVLISGETSTRKAYTALQLNAPTADLVEAVQPGAPFHTLPTALDRPLLFIAGGLPVHRDGRLVGAIGVGGGAPEQDHGFAVAALETLAALV
- a CDS encoding MFS transporter, whose amino-acid sequence is MPLALLALAIGAFGIGTTEFVIMGLLPEVAGDYGVSIPTAGFLVTGYALGVVLGAPLMTILGTRIPRKRMLMLLMGLFVVGNVISALAPAFGVMLAGRVVASLAHGAFFGIGSVVAAGLVAPEKKAGAIAMMFTGLTVANVVGVPLGTLVGQTLGWRVTFLIVAGLGVLGLLGIAKLVPELPRPEGVRIRHELAAFRNVQVLLAMAMTVLGFGGVFAAITYITPMMTHVAGFAGASVTWLLVLFGLGMVAGNLIGGKFADRALMPMLYVSLGALAVVLAVFTVTAHNRFGAAVTIVLIGALGFATVPPLQKRVLDQAAGAPTLASAVNIGAFNLGNALAAWLGGLVLAAGLGWTAPNWVGAALAASALVLAVASGALERRTAARAGGGRIVAAATPETAVPAHH
- a CDS encoding MarR family winged helix-turn-helix transcriptional regulator — protein: MTATDSALTALSQGWCALSLLHGRIEAHIERALQAGHELSVREYSLLDVLSRQHSGPGGHLRMHQVADSVVLSQSATTRLVSRLEDRGLLNRYICDTDRRGIYTDVSEAGLSLLTAARPTNDTALREALDEAARNPELAPLVAAVENIRTVSA
- a CDS encoding RNA polymerase sigma factor, with product MLHLAPTVGPLTPGFGRAWRGLWALLLRRDRPAPEAPQRGYAHTDARYTTGYGDAPTPPTVSELYHAHRLRMVRLAVLLVDDLATAEDVVQDAFTALYRRHGEEIKEVDNALGYLRTAVVNTSRSVLRRRRTARAWNPPVTADMPSAEAAVVLDESHREVLAALGRLTPRRRQVLVLRYWADLSEAEIATTLGISRGAVKSNASRALDALERILEGRV
- a CDS encoding LPXTG cell wall anchor domain-containing protein, encoding MKNLKRVTLSARRAATVTAVAAGVAVALGGPAFAAQGGSSSAPAPAVSAIPSASPTAPTSARPTARPSTPPTATPSVPGATPPSASPSPSTSAKPSPRPTSPGGTPPSASPSAAPAAPGSSPSPDGAELAHTGSSSTNVALGAGAVGLMAAGAGALYAVRRRAAN